CAGTGAAGTCATCCACGCCGGCATTTACTATCCATCGACATCGGCCAAAGCCCGGCTGTGCGTCAGAGGCAGGCGGTTACTCTACGACCTCTGCCGGCGTCATGCCATCGCCCATCGGCAACTGGGAAAGCTGATTGTCGCTGCCAACCGCATGGAGGAGGAGCAGCTCGCCCTCATTGTGCAGCGGGGGTTTGAAAACGGGGTTGATGATCTGAGCATCATCACCGGGGAACATGCCAGCCGGCTGGAACCGGCAGTGCAGGCTCAGGCTGCCATCCTCTCACCATCAACCGGCATTATCGATTCCCATCAGCTGATGCGCTGCTATTATCAGCAGGCAAAAAGCCAGGAGGTGCTTTTTGCCTTCGGCACCACTATTGAAACAATCCAGCCGGCCGCCTCAGGATTCACCCTGAAAACTGCCCCCGATGGCTATGCTTTTCGCTCAAAAACTGTTATTAACTGCGCCGGACTCGGAGCTGGTGACCTCAGCCGCCAAGCCGGGCTTCCAACCCCACCGCTCTACTACGCCAAAGGGACCTATTTCAGTTATAGCGGCACATCACCCGTCAACCGCTTGATCTATCCTGCACCCTCGCCCACCGGCCATGGTCTGGGAATTCACGCCACCCTTGACCTCGGTGGCCGGTTGCGCTTCGGTCCTGACCTCCAGTATCTGCCGGAACCGGATTATCTGGTTGATGAAACCAGGAAA
This genomic stretch from Candidatus Anaeroferrophillus wilburensis harbors:
- a CDS encoding NAD(P)/FAD-dependent oxidoreductase — encoded protein: MENVEVTIIGAGVVGLAVAAQLAPSLGHHLLVVEKHDRFGVETSSRNSEVIHAGIYYPSTSAKARLCVRGRRLLYDLCRRHAIAHRQLGKLIVAANRMEEEQLALIVQRGFENGVDDLSIITGEHASRLEPAVQAQAAILSPSTGIIDSHQLMRCYYQQAKSQEVLFAFGTTIETIQPAASGFTLKTAPDGYAFRSKTVINCAGLGAGDLSRQAGLPTPPLYYAKGTYFSYSGTSPVNRLIYPAPSPTGHGLGIHATLDLGGRLRFGPDLQYLPEPDYLVDETRKVLFHQAVSRYLPALEINRLAPDMAGVRPRLQGPTDDFRDFIIRDESTSGLPGFINLLGIESPGLTAAPAIAEEVANLLAYGG